The Thiomonas sp. FB-Cd genome includes a window with the following:
- the tgt gene encoding tRNA guanosine(34) transglycosylase Tgt has product MFEFAIHRTQGHARRGLLTLNHGAVDTPQFMPVGTYGTVKGITPDGLKAVGAQIILGNTFHLWLRPGLDVVRHFGGLHRLIGWDKPILTDSGGFQVWSLGAMRKINEEGVRFASPVNGDKLFLTPEVSMQIQTVLNSDIVMQFDECTPYDVIRRGETHITTEAEARASMELSLRWAARCKTEFARLENPNALFGIVQGGMFEPLRDASLEGLIALDLPGYAIGGLSVGEPKEDMLRLLRHTAPRLPAHKPRYLMGVGTPEDLVEGVAAGIDLFDCVMPTRNARNGHLFTRFGDLRIRNARFKFDERPIDETCACATCKQFSRAYLHHLDRCGEMLFSMLATTHNLHYYLQVMRAMRQALDAGSFDAFTQQFHAERARGVG; this is encoded by the coding sequence ATGTTCGAATTTGCAATTCACCGTACTCAGGGCCATGCCCGCCGTGGTCTGCTCACGCTCAACCACGGCGCCGTCGATACGCCGCAGTTCATGCCGGTCGGAACCTACGGCACGGTCAAGGGCATCACGCCTGACGGGCTGAAGGCCGTTGGTGCGCAGATCATCCTCGGGAACACTTTTCACCTCTGGTTGCGTCCCGGGCTGGATGTGGTTAGGCATTTCGGCGGGCTGCATCGTCTTATTGGTTGGGACAAACCCATCCTCACTGACAGTGGAGGGTTCCAAGTGTGGAGCCTTGGGGCGATGCGCAAAATCAACGAGGAGGGGGTTCGATTTGCCTCGCCGGTCAATGGCGACAAACTCTTCCTCACCCCCGAGGTGAGCATGCAAATCCAGACGGTGCTGAATTCCGACATCGTCATGCAGTTTGACGAATGCACGCCATATGACGTCATTCGCCGCGGCGAAACCCATATCACGACGGAGGCCGAGGCACGGGCATCCATGGAACTTTCACTGCGGTGGGCGGCGCGCTGCAAGACCGAGTTTGCACGGCTGGAAAACCCCAACGCCTTATTTGGCATCGTGCAAGGTGGCATGTTCGAGCCGCTACGCGATGCATCGCTGGAGGGCCTGATCGCCCTTGATCTGCCCGGCTATGCCATTGGCGGTCTGAGTGTGGGCGAACCCAAGGAGGACATGCTGCGCCTGTTGCGCCACACCGCGCCGCGCCTGCCCGCGCACAAGCCGCGGTATCTGATGGGAGTGGGCACGCCGGAGGATCTGGTCGAGGGTGTTGCCGCCGGCATTGACTTGTTCGACTGCGTCATGCCCACGCGCAACGCCCGCAACGGTCACCTGTTCACCCGTTTCGGGGATCTGCGCATCCGCAATGCCCGCTTCAAGTTCGATGAGCGTCCCATCGATGAAACCTGTGCCTGCGCCACCTGTAAGCAGTTTTCGCGCGCGTACCTTCATCATCTCGATCGCTGCGGCGAAATGCTGTTCAGCATGCTTGCCACCACACACAACCTGCACTATTACTTGCAGGTCATGCGAGCCATGCGGCAGGCGCTTGACGCCGGCAGCTTCGATGCCTTTACACAGCAGTTTCACGCCGAGCGTGCGCGCGGCGTCGGTTGA
- a CDS encoding MFS transporter: MPAPDTARPNQFALLGQRRFAPFFWTQFSGAGNDNLFKFGFTVMVTYRAEAASALSAGLMVNLIAALYILPFVLFSATSGQLADKFDKASLMRKVKALEIAIMLLAAWGFMAGNVPALLACAFGMGLHSTLFGPAKYAYLPQHLNAAELTGGNGMTEMGTFVAILLGNLAGGLLMAFEQGPLLAGAACLAVALVGWAVARFIPPTPPVEPSLRINWNPLTETARNLKLAATDRTVLQALLAISWMWFYGVAFLTQFPVFAKHVLGGNEAVASLLLVVFSIGIGFGSLACEWLARGRVEIGLVPLGALGMTAFGVDLYLSTRGLPHIVTLQGAAAFVRDQAHWRVMLDLFLLSASAGIYSVPLYALIQMHTPITHRSRVIAANNIINALYMIVCSGYCAALLAAGVGVPMLLLSVALLNVLATAFLLWRQPLYGRHFLAWIRGRAMAT; encoded by the coding sequence TGGACCCAGTTTTCGGGTGCCGGCAACGATAACCTCTTCAAATTCGGGTTCACGGTGATGGTGACCTACCGCGCCGAGGCTGCATCCGCCTTGTCGGCCGGCTTGATGGTCAACCTCATTGCTGCCCTGTACATCCTGCCCTTCGTGCTCTTCTCGGCCACCAGCGGCCAACTGGCCGACAAGTTCGACAAGGCCTCCCTGATGCGCAAGGTCAAGGCATTGGAGATTGCAATCATGCTGCTCGCAGCGTGGGGTTTCATGGCTGGCAACGTACCCGCGCTGCTCGCCTGCGCTTTCGGCATGGGTCTGCATTCAACGCTTTTCGGTCCAGCGAAATACGCCTATCTGCCCCAGCACTTGAATGCGGCCGAACTCACAGGGGGCAATGGCATGACGGAAATGGGCACGTTCGTTGCCATCCTCCTCGGCAATCTCGCAGGCGGCCTGCTCATGGCCTTCGAGCAGGGACCGCTGTTGGCTGGCGCCGCCTGCCTCGCCGTGGCACTTGTGGGCTGGGCCGTGGCACGGTTCATTCCCCCCACTCCACCGGTGGAACCCTCGCTGCGCATCAACTGGAACCCATTGACCGAGACAGCGCGCAATCTCAAGCTGGCCGCCACCGACCGCACAGTCCTCCAGGCCCTGCTGGCCATCTCCTGGATGTGGTTCTACGGCGTGGCCTTTCTTACCCAGTTTCCCGTGTTCGCCAAACATGTTCTAGGCGGCAACGAAGCGGTGGCCTCCTTATTGCTTGTCGTGTTTTCGATTGGCATCGGCTTCGGGTCACTGGCCTGCGAGTGGCTGGCACGTGGGCGCGTGGAAATTGGCCTGGTGCCCCTGGGGGCTCTAGGCATGACAGCTTTCGGAGTGGATCTGTATCTTTCTACGCGTGGTCTTCCCCACATCGTGACACTGCAGGGCGCCGCGGCTTTCGTGCGAGACCAGGCGCATTGGCGCGTGATGCTTGATTTGTTCTTACTTTCCGCCAGCGCCGGCATTTACAGCGTTCCACTGTACGCACTGATTCAGATGCATACCCCCATCACCCATCGCTCGCGCGTGATTGCGGCAAACAACATCATCAATGCCCTGTACATGATCGTGTGCTCGGGCTATTGCGCTGCGCTGCTTGCCGCCGGTGTCGGGGTGCCCATGCTGCTGCTGAGCGTGGCCCTGCTCAATGTCCTGGCCACGGCCTTTTTGCTGTGGCGCCAACCGCTGTACGGACGACACTTCCTCGCTTGGATCCGTGGGCGGGCAATGGCCACCTGA
- the queA gene encoding tRNA preQ1(34) S-adenosylmethionine ribosyltransferase-isomerase QueA — MVRLVDFDFELPPGLIAQHPAAERSASRLLDARSAVLTDRLFRELPELLQPGDLLVFNDTKVIKARLFGSKPSGGAVELLVERVESEGEVIAHMRVSKKPAPGTVLRMQGGFEAEVLGRWPDAQGALFRLRFSGDPHALMEAHGHVPLPPYIRHADDADDARRYQTVFARAPGSVAAPTAALHFDEALLEALEARGVKRAHVTLHVGAGTFQPVKVDDIALHRMHSERYTVPGSTLQAIAHTRAAGGRIVAVGTTTVRTLETAARLAQLEPAGDGTWPTLQGETDIFITPGHRFAWIDLLITNFHLPRSTLLMLVAAFAGLERIQAAYAHAVRERYRFFSYGDAMLLQRG; from the coding sequence ATGGTTCGACTTGTCGACTTTGATTTCGAGCTTCCTCCCGGGCTGATCGCCCAGCACCCAGCTGCCGAGCGCAGCGCCAGCCGTCTGCTCGATGCCCGCAGCGCAGTGTTGACGGATCGCCTGTTTCGTGAACTGCCCGAACTGCTGCAGCCCGGTGACCTGCTGGTGTTCAATGACACCAAGGTCATCAAGGCACGCCTGTTTGGCAGCAAGCCGAGTGGCGGGGCGGTGGAGCTTCTTGTCGAGAGAGTCGAGTCTGAAGGTGAAGTGATCGCTCACATGCGCGTGAGCAAAAAGCCGGCTCCAGGAACGGTGCTGCGCATGCAAGGCGGCTTTGAGGCCGAGGTGCTCGGGCGCTGGCCGGATGCGCAGGGCGCCTTGTTCCGGCTGCGGTTTTCCGGGGATCCCCACGCGCTGATGGAGGCACACGGGCATGTGCCGTTGCCACCCTACATTCGCCACGCAGATGATGCCGACGACGCGCGTCGCTACCAGACGGTGTTCGCGCGAGCGCCGGGCTCGGTGGCGGCGCCGACTGCGGCACTGCATTTCGATGAAGCGCTGTTGGAGGCGCTCGAAGCGCGGGGCGTGAAGCGGGCGCATGTCACCCTGCATGTTGGTGCCGGGACCTTTCAGCCGGTGAAGGTGGACGACATCGCGCTGCACCGCATGCACAGCGAACGCTACACCGTGCCTGGCTCCACGCTGCAGGCCATTGCCCATACCCGCGCCGCCGGTGGGCGCATCGTCGCCGTGGGCACCACGACCGTGCGCACACTCGAGACCGCAGCGCGCCTGGCACAACTCGAGCCAGCGGGGGATGGGACGTGGCCAACGCTGCAAGGCGAGACGGACATTTTCATCACCCCGGGCCACCGTTTCGCCTGGATTGACCTGCTGATCACGAACTTTCATCTGCCGCGTTCGACCCTGCTCATGCTTGTCGCCGCCTTTGCCGGGCTCGAGCGCATCCAGGCGGCCTATGCGCATGCCGTGCGCGAGCGGTACCGGTTTTTCAGCTATGGGGACGCCATGCTGCTGCAGCGCGGTTGA